A portion of the Salmo trutta chromosome 1, fSalTru1.1, whole genome shotgun sequence genome contains these proteins:
- the LOC115205825 gene encoding NADPH oxidase organizer 1 codes for MEEQRYPVNVRLIGVMHKEKSKMYMTSVLWSDQNDIIVYRTFKDFKTLNEQMKKKFPPANPLKKSDRIIPRFRDWRMKINTKNNGPNKSVVQLKFLEKYCSELLSCDPRVSQCPELIRYFHPKDQDLQPEFAKNSIMIMPSEDSAGHDKSVNIGNVTQPFVTEAYRCMAPYETKDTKNRPFKVAVDENLDVLIKDKAGWWLVENEDKRMAWFPAPYLEKVEGDEEDDSDGSYGESVLYSAVRSYKATNGDEVSVAIGSVVEVLQKSDNGWWLIRSNGKTGYVPAMYLQPNNNPRVRLAALNLAQLQVHSSSSDHTLAGHSHERNHSQGNLLQLPGSRPSTPNQLKPTDKLKSHSLNVLSVPRPSPSPVMVTTPALAYPSKGTPTPTVMVEVDGEVDRRKRSLAGSKGSMGSEGSMGSEGSMGSEGSDFSFSDDLSSSSCSSSLNLSRADMDERLRRARTPPPMVADRLNPDSGVSEGRMVHGRSDPNLFKMAPTTPKVPPRPRAQEILTRCTTVTRKNASKAKLSPAPAVILSR; via the exons ATGGAGGAGCAACGGTATCCGGTTAATGTCCGACTGATTGGAGTGATGCACAAGGAGAAAAGCAAA ATGTACATGACATCGGTGCTTTGGTCAGATCAGAATGACATCATTGTTTACAGAACCTTCAAGGACTTCAAGACACTTAAT GAACAAATGAAGAAGAAATTCCCACCTGCGAACCCACTTAAAAAATCGGACAGAATTATTCCTAGATTTCGAG ACTGGAGGATGAAGATAAACACAAAGAATAATGGTCCAAACAAGTCGGTGGTCCAGCTCAAGTTTTTGGAGAAATACTGCAGCGAGCTCCTCAGCTGTGACCCGCGCGTCTCACAGTGTCCTGAACTCATCCGGTACTTCCACCCCAAGGACCAAGATCTACAGCCAGAGTTCGCCAAGAATAG TATCATGATCATGCCTTCAGAGGATTCCGCTGGACATGACAAGAGTGTCAACATTGGCAATGTTACGCAGCCGTTCGTAACAGAGGCATACCGGTGCATGGCACCCTATGAGACCAAAGACACCAAGAACCGGCCTTTCAAAGTGGCCGTGGACGAAAACTTGGACGTGCTCATCAAAGACAAAGCAG GCTGGTGGCTGGTGGAGAATGAGGACAAGCGTATGGCCTGGTTCCCTGCTCCATACCTGGAGAAggtagagggggatgaggaggacgATAGTGACGGGTCCTATGGAGAAA GTGTGCTGTACAGTGCTGTCAGAAGCTACAAAGCCACAAATGGAGACGAGGTGTCTGTGGCCATTGGCTCAGTGGTGGAAGTCCTGCAGAAGTCTGACAATGGCTGGTGGCTGATCAG ATCTAACGGCAAGACCGGCTACGTTCCTGCCATGTACCTGCAGCCCAACAACAACCCTCGTGTCCGCCTGGCGGCTCTCAACCTGGCCCAGCTACAGGTCCACAGCTCCAGCTCTGACCACACGCTGGCAGGACACTCCCACGAGCGCAATCATTCCCAAGGCAACCTCCTGCAGCTGCCCGGCTCCCGACCTTCCACACCAAATCAGCTCAAGCCTACCGACAAGCTCAAGTCTCATTCTTTAAATGTTCTATCTGTGCCTCGGCCTAGCCCTTCACCTGTGATGGTCACCACCCCTGCCCTGGCATACCCCAGCAAGGGCACTCCAACGCCTACTGTCATGGTGGAGGTGGACGGGGAGGTGGATAGACGCAAGCGCAGCCTCGCCGGCAGCAAGGGCAGCATGGGAAGCGAGGGCAGTATGGGTAGCGAGGGCAGCATGGGAAGCGAGGGCAGCGACTTCAGCTTCAGTGACGACCTCAGTTCGTCGTCCTGCAGCTCGTCACTCAACCTGAGCCGCGCCGACATGGACGAGCGTCTCCGGCGCGCCCGCACACCGCCGCCCATGGTGGCCGACCGCCTCAACCCCGACAGCGGCGTGTCGGAGGGGAGGATGGTCCACGGAAGATCTGACCCAAACCTGTTCAAGATGGCCCCCACCACCCCCAAGGTGCCCCCCAGGCCCAGGGCGCAGGAGATCCTGACGCGCTGCACTACCGTCACGCGCAAGAACGCCTCCAAAGCCAAGCTGTCGCCAGCGCCTGCTGTGATACTGAGCCGCTAA